CTACGAGATGTTTCCATAGTGGGAGACGAAATAAACACCTCTTCAAACACGCTCTCTCGAGGTTTCATGGTTGCCATACTATTTCCAGCAGGATTGATCGAGTACTGGCTCCTTGGCCGTCGATATCCTGTATCAGCTGTAACATCCGTTGGTGATTGAGGAATCAACCCTCCCTTATCAGCTATGAGATTGGCTGTATTGCTGTTGCCATTACCGCCTGTGCCAATAGTATCGCCATCATGTTGCAATTGCTTCAAACCATAGACAGGAGGTCCTGTGTATCGCTCGGCCATAAGAGGACCTTCGGAAATGGTTCCCTCATCGTCCTTGCCAGCACCTCCCAACCTTGCAAACAACTCAAACAACGCTTGAGCAATAtgtacaataaataataacaaaatCACTGCATGGATAATTAGTATCACATACGCAACCCATCCTCGCACCGTCTCATCGGTATGAAGTGACTTTGCAAATGGTACtagcaaaaatattatcacgATTCGTGTAGCGGAGAATAAACTCGTCACCATTGTCATGCTAGTACCGCTCTTAAACGGTTTATAATGAACCACGCTGATAAACCGAATCACTTCGATGACCGCTAGTAATGTAATCTGCGCGATTCCGGACTCCTGGATAGCTCCAAATGTCAGTCCCTGCATAAATACCACTACGAGATCCACTGCAAAGTACATGACATGGGTGTCTTTGAAACTGTTAAACAATGGTCCGTACACTAACAGCGTCGGCAAATCGTCAGTAAACTCCATGACCTGCTTCGACATTATATGCATTTTGTAGGTGATCCATACAGCACTGCAAACCCAGATAATGATCAAAACCAGTGCAAACACATCTGATACAACTGGCGAGTGGTGTACAAGTAGCATTTGGAAAAACGACGTGGCCAGTAAAGGTAGTGCAAAAAATAGTAGCACAAGTCGAACTACAATACCTGCTACGAAAAATGCCCCTCTACGCCAGTCAATACGGAATCCAGACCGCGTTCCTAGGCTGCCCATGGAACGATGCCACCTACtagttaataaatatacaaataCTGCCAGTGCCAAGACGAGTCCTAGTAAAATCAACATCCAAATTATGAAACTAGGCCAAATATCCCTGTCATGGGCCAACTGTACGTCTCGTGCCATTTTACTCATGCCATAGTGGCCCTCATCGATATAAATATTACCAGAAAAGTTCTCTATCTTTGACGAGGCAAAACTGTAATGAAATAGCAAACAACTCCATGACGCAGTAGCTAGCAACGGTCGAAAAAATCCTGGGTACTCCAGATTCAGACACCCAAGAAAGAATGCAAACTGCAAATATCTCAAAAAATCACCCAAACCAGGTGTGATTAATCGAATGGCATTCGCATCGTATCCGTAATTACTGCTCCAAATAAGAATGTTTTTCGTTCCTGTCCATGGATTGAGCCATGATGCTAGCACATAAACTATCGCTAAACCAATTAAAGTCGCTAGTACTGCAAACACCAGCACATACCACACATAGCTGGCCATGACCGGAGTAGCCTCCACAGTGATACAACCTATAAGTCGACCGTCATTCCGAGCGTCTATGATGTAAAATGTGGTATCCAGACTCACAGCCTGATACGTGTTGCTAATATTCATAGAGTAGCTGAATGATGACGGCCCCTCTGCTAAGGGGCACTGAGTTCCGGTAAAGTCGCAAAACCGTTCATACTTATTGTACGAGTTGAACTCTAAAACTTTCGACTCGACTCTTAACGTCGCTAGATACAGTTAGATATATGGTCAGTTCATCGATAAACACAAACTTAATAATGGTGTACTTACTGTAATGGTtagtagcagcatccaAATCATCAATCATACCACCAGTGATATTTCCTGTTACTGACATGGACAGAGTCCGGAACGGCGAGTTCTCTATCGGTTCTATCGACGCAGTGGCTCCTGTTGGTACAAATAACGTTCCATTTTGCTCTGGGTCCGCCATGCAGTTGGAGAATTGTACATGGGTACTTAGAGCCAAACTTGGCAGCACCATCAGCGCTACAGCCGATGTTTTCCACCAGGTTCCCGTCATGTTGATACGCGAACTAGCACCAAGAACGATATACGAAATTTTCTGAGAAATAAGGTGATGCAGCTGCCGTGACGGTCTGGTTCTACTCTATGATAAACACGATTATTTCATTAGCAAAGAAAGAATCAAATATCGAGTGCCCCAACTCCAAAATTCGAATAGAAAGCTGTTGGTACTAGGTACTAGGTACTAGGTAGGTAATCGAGGTCCTGTTCTGGACCCAAAACCTGCGCTGAAGCAATTAATTTGCTACCAACGATTAAAAAATGTCTCGGCACCTCTGCGAAGATAATATCCTTGCAGATTTCTTTCAAATAAGCTTTGTGGACTATGAAATCAACCTTAATATAACAGCCAATATCTCAGTTAATCAGGCTTTctcgtttctttttctgtttcacCTAGTCTCTCGACTCTCCTGtgaatatataaatattcaGTATcgctgtttcttctttctccaaCAGCTGACTCGATCCTTAAACCTTGGACCCCTAAATTTGATAAATAGCAGGACTTGCTCTGAAATGACTGCCAACGCTGCTCCGTCTCGTTAGTATACATACTGGGTCGCCGTCACGTCCGGCGcctggggctccgccccagatCCCACTGCGCCTATCGCTTCGCTAGAGTCGATACCCGGGGGTGGGCTGGATCCTCCTGGTTTTGGTTTCAGGATCTTAAATACAGGGTAGCAATAAGGTAGTCCTGACAGCTGATTAAAACAGCTATTACTGAAGTTAACTAGGATCTGGCCTCGGAAAAAATGGAGTTGATCTATTTTTGTTCGTCATTGCTCTGGTTGAGAATAGAAGCATGTGAATACAATTAGCCCAACAACTGAGATTCTGGGTACTGGGGAACTCTACAACTCATGTTTCATCGTGTTTGTTGTCACCTGAAGCTGGAAATAGGTCCGGAACGCAGTTTACTAACTCGAGAATTCTTTTAAGGACAAACCATGGCTATGAAACAGGAGATGCGACACAGGGCGTGTCACGCCAGTTGCAGTTTTAACAAACGAGCTCGTTCAGTCTCGAATCCACGTATTACTTACACAGAAAGCAGTCAATCAATGCtaacaagaaacaaaatccCGGCCCAGTACAACAGTGTATGGAAGGGCACAGTCAGTCGATTCACCCAGGTAGAAAAGGAACTGTGTGGTCCAGCCTAATAGTGTCTTGACAATAGAAGGAGATATTTTTAGCTGGTACGTTATTATCAGCAGTTGGAGACAGTGGTGTTGGGTTTGGTACTGTGTTTAACCAGGTGCAGTATTCACCACGGGCCCGGCAGTATCGTATAGCGATGGTGACGACGTGTGCCTGCAGGAGGTTGGGAGAGACTTTAATTGACCGGGTGAGCTCATAATGCGTTAAAAAATCAGGGCCCGCATCGCAGCTTAACATGCGGAAGCTCGTTTCAGGACAGGTGCATCAGGGTCTCGAGCGGCAGGATCCAACTCTCAGGGGAACTCAGGAGTCCATAAAAACACAATTGGACCCGtcgacgctcgactcgagcgtagcgagaggagccacagggtctggggcagagccacagggtctggggcagagccccagccgccggaggcatcctGGCCAGCAAAACTTCATAAAGTAGAAATACATTAGTCGCGACCGCGACACTCACTGTCGGCCAGATCACGGATATAAATAGAGGAGGCAGCAGGCTGGGGCCCATTAATTAGAGGAGCCTCTTTGTACGAGTCGTCACTAGTGCCAATGGCTAGTTTTGTGCCGTCAAAGTTGACATCAATGGACATGACCGAATGGGCTAATGGTTGGTATTGCTTGAGTCGCTTCTTGGCTTTATAGTCCCATAGACACACGGTGGAGTCCGATCCAGCAGTGAAAAACGTGCCGTATTTAGGGTGAAATGATAGCGAATTGACTGGTGTGACTGTGTCTATGCCAGCCAGTCGGTCTACAATGCGATGACACTTGAATGCATACTTCTGAGCCTGTACTTGTGGTGATGGGTCAAAGAACTCGACTGCTACACGACCTTCTATCGAGGTACTTACGTATCCCATTCCGTCGGGCATACATCGTACAGTTCGTGTGGGGTATTTCAGGGAACTTTCACGAATTTGAACTGGCTCTTGAATGCTACGGATGTCGTAGATTCGCACCTCACGACCCGACATGGCCACTACCAGGTAATTATCAACACTATCCATAGAAAATACTTTACCAGGTAGCGACGTTGAGATGGACCTATCTGTACGGGGATCTGTTTGGTGTAATGATCTATCCCAAGATCCGGAAATCACAGTCTGAGTTCCTTCATGGTACACAATGGACTTGACAGCAGCTTGATGATCTGGGCCAATAATGGTTTTTTGGGATGTTTCCAGATCAACTTGATATACACGGGATTCTAAACCTCCAGCAAAGGCTATTGGAGAAGGGCTGGAGCCTTTTTTTTCCCAGGTGCAATCCAGTAGTGGGGCCTGAAATTTGACTGAGGTCAGCAGATGCCCTGATCCTGGGCCCGACCCAGCATTATAAACACGTAACGTTGTGTCCCATGATGAAACTAGTAGATGATTGGATCCAGCAGCCGGTGTGAACTGGACTTTTGATATCAGGTCCGCAGGCGCGTTTGCCAGAGTTGTAGCCATGTTGATATGTTTCTATTGGTTGGATGGATGGATGACCACCTGCCAGACCACTAGACGGTGAATATGAAGTAAAGACTCGAGAAAATAAAGCGAAACCACAGAGCTAGACCACTACAGAAGTCAGACAGAactcaaaaaaaagtttaGACCGAATCAGACAAAAGTGACAACAGCTGTCGGACTCCTACACAGAAGTGAAGATAGCGACGACCGAGGTGTAACAACAAAAGCACTAGAAATTAAAGCTAAATCACCACAATTACGTCGGTAAGCTAATACGATAAGCTATTGCTACTCAAAACGAGAACAATAAACTAGTCAAAGGTAGATCTGTCAAGATAACGACAGAGTCGGCAAATCTAATGTAATGTAGAATGAATCCTCAATGTAAACAATCTTGTTATTGACATATGCTGAAATATGCGCGAGCGTTTCTACAGcaacacaaaaaaatgagAGTAAGTATTCACATGGCGCTGCCGCGCCTTTCATATGCACCCATTCATTTATGGCGCGCGCTATGTTTGAAAGCAATGAAGTCGGTTCGGTGCCAGGATCAGGCGTTTGGCTGTCACTCTTCCGCCCCTAATCGGGAAACCTCTTACCACGTAATTGTCAACTTTACTTCACATGCCACAGAACCCCGCCAATCATTGTTTGGCATTCTTCTCTGCGGGGTATGCGTAAATCTGCAAAGAATATCATCAGGCCCCCGCAAATGGCATACTTTAGATTAGATTTTGCATTCACATGCCATTATCTTCTTGCCGACGGGTCAAACGATAAGCTCATCGGACTTTACTTGGAACTGATCATCATGTTTCGTAGCTGTCTTATATAATACATATAATCAGTTAAAATTCACTTTAATTagcattttgtttttgttatAAGTGGACAAACTGGTTTTTATCTGCGTTGTTTGTAACATTTCAAATTCTAGGTCGTTACTTATATTCGAAGTACTAAAGCCGTTGACCAGTTTGAGTTTGTATTTATCACTTGGACTAGATTTAGTCAAAATGGtatcaataatattaaagGTGGTCGGTGGCCTTGTTGGCTTTCTTGTTTTACTACTTGTAAGAGAACAGATTGTTGAATTTCAATACAAGAGTAAAGCTAAGAAGTACGGATGTGCACCTCCACTTACTATCCTGGATAGGCCATTCGGCTTTCCCTCGTTTCTCAAGCTTAGAAAGGCAAATTCCGAAGACAATATCTTTTTCTGGGCAATTGATTACATCGAGTCTCTTACTGATAAGTATCGCGAGCCAGGAGTTAGTAAAGATGTCGGACTATGGACCACACGTCACCAAACAACTTTCGATATGAATATTCTTACTGTCGATCCAGAGAATATCAAGTCGGTTTTGGCGACAAACTTCAAGGACTATTCCTTGGGAATTCGTTACCAACAATTACTTCCTCTTCTTGGAAATGGTATTTTCACTCTTAGTGGTGAGGGCTGGAAGCACTCAAGAGCCATGCTTCGTCCTCAATTTTCCCGTGATCAAGTATCCCAATTGGAATCTCTTCAAGACCATGTTGGTACTTTGATTGACATCTTCAAGACCAAAAGCCGTGGTGGTAACTTTTTTGATGCCCAAGTGCATTTCCATGAGTTGACTATGGATACTGCTACCGAATTCTTGTTCGGAGAGAGTGTTGATTCACTCCATGATTCTCAGCGTCGTGTTCAAGGTCCTACTCGTCTTGTATCTGCATCTGAGTTTGCTTCTGCTTTCCAATACTGTCTGGCCAAGTTGTCACTTCGTACCCATTGTGGTCCTCTCTACTTCCTCATTGACTCGTTTGAATTCCGTAAGAGAATCTCCATTTGTCACAATTTCGTTGACTACTTTGTCTACAAAGCTTTGGAAAGACCTCAAACTACCGAAAAGGACTCTGAAGGATACGTGTTTATTCATGAGCTGGCCAAGGAGACTCGTGACCCCTTGGTAATCCGTCAACAATGTCTTAATATTCTTCTCGCCGGCCGAGATACTACTGCTTCACTGTTATCATTCTTAACCTACTATTTGGCCCGTGACAAGCGTGTTTGGAACAAGCTGCGGGAGGCTGTCCTGGCTGAATTCGGTGAAACCCCTGATTCCCTCAGTTTCGAGTCGCTCAAGAGATGTACCTATCTCAATCATGTTATTAATGAGATGCTACGTCTGCATGCTATTGTACCTCTTAACTTTAGAACTGCCATCGTCGATACAGTCCTACCCAGAGGTGGTGGCCCAGATCAAAGCAAGCCTATCTTTGTTCCCAAGGGAACAAAGGTGGtttattctatttttgTTACACAACGTATGAAGGCGCTCTGGGGAGAAGATGCCGCTGAATTCAGACCTGAGAGATGGGCTGAAGGTACAACTCACACTTGGGACTACCTTCCATTTAACGGTGGTCCCAGAATCTGTTTGGGTCAACAATTTGCACT
The Sugiyamaella lignohabitans strain CBS 10342 chromosome A, complete sequence genome window above contains:
- the BUB3 gene encoding Bub3p (Kinetochore checkpoint WD40 repeat protein; localizes to kinetochores during prophase and metaphase, delays anaphase in the presence of unattached kinetochores; forms complexes with Mad1p-Bub1p and with Cdc20p, binds Mad2p and Mad3p; GO_component: GO:0000778 - condensed nuclear chromosome kinetochore [Evidence IPI] [PMID 12221113]; GO_component: GO:0033597 - mitotic checkpoint complex [Evidence IPI] [PMID 10704439]; GO_component: GO:0033597 - mitotic checkpoint complex [Evidence IDA,IPI] [PMID 11726501]; GO_component: GO:0005634 - nucleus [Evidence IEA,IEA]; GO_function: GO:0043130 - ubiquitin binding [Evidence IDA] [PMID 21070969]; GO_process: GO:0007049 - cell cycle [Evidence IEA]; GO_process: GO:0044774 - mitotic DNA integrity checkpoint [Evidence IGI] [PMID 16651657]; GO_process: GO:0007094 - mitotic spindle assembly checkpoint [Evidence TAS] [PMID 9448456]), encoding MATTLANAPADLISKVQFTPAAGSNHLLVSSWDTTLRVYNAGSGPGSGHLLTSVKFQAPLLDCTWEKKGSSPSPIAFAGGLESRVYQVDLETSQKTIIGPDHQAAVKSIVYHEGTQTVISGSWDRSLHQTDPRTDRSISTSLPGKVFSMDSVDNYLVVAMSGREVRIYDIRSIQEPVQIRESSLKYPTRTVRCMPDGMGYVSTSIEGRVAVEFFDPSPQVQAQKYAFKCHRIVDRLAGIDTVTPVNSLSFHPKYGTFFTAGSDSTVCLWDYKAKKRLKQYQPLAHSVMSIDVNFDGTKLAIGTSDDSYKEAPLINGPQPAASSIYIRDLADSECRGRD
- the ERG5 gene encoding C-22 sterol desaturase (C-22 sterol desaturase; a cytochrome P450 enzyme that catalyzes the formation of the C-22(23) double bond in the sterol side chain in ergosterol biosynthesis; may be a target of azole antifungal drugs; GO_component: GO:0005783 - endoplasmic reticulum [Evidence IDA] [PMID 14562095]; GO_function: GO:0000249 - C-22 sterol desaturase activity [Evidence IDA] [PMID 8543054]; GO_function: GO:0020037 - heme binding [Evidence IEA]; GO_function: GO:0005506 - iron ion binding [Evidence IEA]; GO_function: GO:0046872 - metal ion binding [Evidence IEA]; GO_function: GO:0004497 - monooxygenase activity [Evidence IEA]; GO_function: GO:0016491 - oxidoreductase activity [Evidence IEA]; GO_function: GO:0016705 - oxidoreductase activity, acting on paired donors, with incorporation or reduction of molecular oxygen [Evidence IEA]; GO_process: GO:0006696 - ergosterol biosynthetic process [Evidence IDA] [PMID 8543054]; GO_process: GO:0006696 - ergosterol biosynthetic process [Evidence IMP] [PMID 8635732]; GO_process: GO:0006629 - lipid metabolic process [Evidence IEA]; GO_process: GO:0055114 - oxidation-reduction process [Evidence IEA,IEA]; GO_process: GO:0006694 - steroid biosynthetic process [Evidence IEA]; GO_process: GO:0008202 - steroid metabolic process [Evidence IEA]; GO_process: GO:0016126 - sterol biosynthetic process [Evidence IEA,IEA]) — encoded protein: MVSIILKVVGGLVGFLVLLLVREQIVEFQYKSKAKKYGCAPPLTILDRPFGFPSFLKLRKANSEDNIFFWAIDYIESLTDKYREPGVSKDVGLWTTRHQTTFDMNILTVDPENIKSVLATNFKDYSLGIRYQQLLPLLGNGIFTLSGEGWKHSRAMLRPQFSRDQVSQLESLQDHVGTLIDIFKTKSRGGNFFDAQVHFHELTMDTATEFLFGESVDSLHDSQRRVQGPTRLVSASEFASAFQYCLAKLSLRTHCGPLYFLIDSFEFRKRISICHNFVDYFVYKALERPQTTEKDSEGYVFIHELAKETRDPLVIRQQCLNILLAGRDTTASLLSFLTYYLARDKRVWNKLREAVLAEFGETPDSLSFESLKRCTYLNHVINEMLRLHAIVPLNFRTAIVDTVLPRGGGPDQSKPIFVPKGTKVVYSIFVTQRMKALWGEDAAEFRPERWAEGTTHTWDYLPFNGGPRICLGQQFALTEIGFTTVRICQEFKDIIFTGSPSYHKLPQSTGLTISVANGVNVSFVPVDEK
- the FLC3 gene encoding Flc3p (Putative FAD transporter, similar to Flc1p and Flc2p; localized to the ER; FLC3 has a paralog, FLC1, that arose from the whole genome duplication; GO_component: GO:0005783 - endoplasmic reticulum [Evidence IEA]; GO_component: GO:0005783 - endoplasmic reticulum [Evidence IDA] [PMID 16717099]; GO_component: GO:0005789 - endoplasmic reticulum membrane [Evidence IEA]; GO_component: GO:0016021 - integral component of membrane [Evidence IEA]; GO_component: GO:0016021 - integral component of membrane [Evidence ISM] [PMID 12192589]; GO_component: GO:0016021 - integral component of membrane [Evidence ISS] [PMID 9046099]; GO_component: GO:0016020 - membrane [Evidence IEA]; GO_component: GO:0005739 - mitochondrion [Evidence IDA] [PMID 14576278]; GO_component: GO:0005739 - mitochondrion [Evidence IDA] [PMID 16823961]; GO_function: GO:0015230 - FAD transmembrane transporter activity [Evidence ISS] [PMID 16717099]; GO_process: GO:0015883 - FAD transport [Evidence ISS] [PMID 16717099]; GO_process: GO:0055085 - transmembrane transport [Evidence ISS] [PMID 16717099]; GO_process: GO:0006810 - transport [Evidence IEA]), giving the protein MNISNTYQAVSLDTTFYIIDARNDGRLIGCITVEATPVMASYVWYVLVFAVLATLIGLAIVYVLASWLNPWTGTKNILIWSSNYGYDANAIRLITPGLGDFLRYLQFAFFLGCLNLEYPGFFRPLLATASWSCLLFHYSFASSKIENFSGNIYIDEGHYGMSKMARDVQLAHDRDIWPSFIIWMLILLGLVLALAVFVYLLTSRWHRSMGSLGTRSGFRIDWRRGAFFVAGIVVRLVLLFFALPLLATSFFQMLLVHHSPVVSDVFALVLIIIWVCSAVWITYKMHIMSKQVMEFTDDLPTLLVYGPLFNSFKDTHVMYFAVDLVVVFMQGLTFGAIQESGIAQITLLAVIEVIRFISVVHYKPFKSGTSMTMVTSLFSATRIVIIFLLVPFAKSLHTDETVRGWVAYVILIIHAVILLLFIVHIAQALFELFARLGGAGKDDEGTISEGPLMAERYTGPPVYGLKQLQHDGDTIGTGGNGNSNTANLIADKGGLIPQSPTDVTADTGYRRPRSQYSINPAGNSMATMKPRESVFEEVFISSPTMETSRSATTPVATASTASSANYYRRPRRRQSSNDWTMDTPAESSEAALSNNANGPKGSSKTNYAVREADLYITKRATNSLFDDEIAGEADDEYKPRDSESVNPLVYTGRDSSRSPMKMSLDTSRYSLLREDSIDETGPAASSSSTKPGIYGSVKGIMGRVGGRLKDNFSHSRDSDISAGKGFEVINRQPIRLNKPGSNNVATIGEPVVAGRQIRHVSVPVPVPASTSSSAKSTVVSNASSSGNEDPGFIFPTQASIGAAGPSKLRVVTDPLSTSTSNSIRTLTNRISTDSATTSSSTSTNVATPHTLTTSHDPLLPQRQQPAVVIAGPQREYQLPASLSTTSLDTIRASRHSGTTSPPGQARAISRQSQVSDTGSSVYQSICEEDIDGDAQALYTQDGKPDTTSP